The following proteins are encoded in a genomic region of Spirosoma sp. SC4-14:
- a CDS encoding nuclear transport factor 2 family protein has protein sequence MLLRIALLLNVLLAPYALFAQPTPKSTDEAAIRTLRAQSNRAIQERNLTAFGQTMLPEIEVTRGSGSHVSGRDSVLASVAPQFNDPNFLGYVRSTDRIQLSSSAPLAAEHGHWTGRFKRADGIQTLTGVYLAMWRKTDAGWRIRSELFVVLDCKGSAECGQ, from the coding sequence ATGTTGTTACGAATTGCTTTGCTCTTGAACGTGCTGCTGGCACCCTATGCGCTGTTTGCTCAGCCAACGCCCAAATCGACCGACGAAGCGGCTATTCGGACGCTGCGGGCGCAATCGAACCGGGCGATTCAGGAACGTAATCTGACCGCGTTTGGGCAAACGATGCTTCCCGAAATAGAAGTAACGCGGGGGAGTGGTTCGCATGTGTCGGGCCGCGATTCGGTGCTGGCCTCGGTTGCTCCCCAATTTAACGATCCGAACTTTCTGGGTTATGTGCGTAGCACTGATCGCATTCAGCTCAGCTCATCGGCACCTTTAGCTGCAGAACACGGTCATTGGACAGGACGCTTCAAACGAGCGGACGGTATTCAAACCCTAACGGGTGTTTATCTGGCCATGTGGCGCAAAACGGATGCTGGCTGGCGAATCCGCTCCGAGCTTTTTGTAGTGCTTGACTGCAAAGGAAGCGCGGAGTGTGGGCAGTAA
- a CDS encoding M14 family metallopeptidase: MVGRAQNKAPERTPYERDTNQTATYTQIISWYQQLDKQYEQAKLIEIGKTDVGKPLHLFLLAADKQFTSRPDRLTLLINNGIHPGEPEGIDACMMMARDLLKANKLPKNVLLAIVPVYNVGGSLNRGVSRVNQNGPESYGFRGNARNLNLNRDFIKAEAENTRAFQMMYQSLKPQVFIDNHTSDGADYQHVLTYFSTQKDKLHPMVSGYMTQTFQPALDNVLQSNGFPPAPYVNHMGDTPESGLFGYNDSPRYSTGYATLFNCFGFTLETHMWKPYPARVKATYAFDEAVLRLCERDAQTILANQKRANKAVADQTTFALNYKLDRNQVDSVTFLGYEAAYRPSDVSGLKRLYYDRTKPFTKRIAYRNTFVVDGQIDKPRAYVIPQAWPEVIAELKRNGVKLQMLTRDTLMTVSAYYITDYKSPQRPYEGHYIHTGVKLRTESQKIQFYKGDYVVRTDQPTNRYIVETLEPQAIDSFFAWNFFDSILDQKEYFADYIFEDTAAELVKTNPALRKQLEEKRASDKAFAESADAQLNFIYRQTPYYEKTHNRYPVYRLN; encoded by the coding sequence ATGGTTGGAAGGGCGCAGAACAAAGCACCTGAGCGCACGCCATACGAACGCGATACGAACCAGACGGCCACTTACACGCAAATAATTAGCTGGTATCAGCAACTTGATAAACAGTATGAACAGGCAAAGCTGATCGAGATCGGAAAGACCGATGTGGGTAAACCGTTGCATCTGTTTTTGCTGGCTGCCGACAAACAATTTACATCACGACCGGACCGGCTTACATTATTGATCAACAATGGCATCCATCCGGGCGAGCCTGAAGGCATCGATGCCTGTATGATGATGGCCCGCGATCTGCTGAAAGCGAATAAATTACCTAAAAACGTACTGCTGGCTATAGTGCCTGTTTATAATGTAGGGGGGAGCCTGAATCGGGGCGTGTCGCGGGTAAATCAGAATGGACCGGAGTCGTATGGGTTTCGTGGAAATGCACGAAATTTGAACCTGAATCGCGATTTTATTAAGGCCGAGGCCGAAAATACGCGGGCTTTTCAAATGATGTATCAATCGCTGAAACCACAGGTTTTCATTGATAATCATACCAGCGATGGCGCCGATTATCAGCACGTGCTGACCTATTTTTCGACCCAGAAAGATAAACTGCATCCCATGGTGTCGGGCTATATGACCCAAACGTTTCAGCCCGCGTTGGATAACGTATTGCAGAGCAACGGTTTTCCGCCCGCGCCTTATGTGAACCACATGGGCGATACACCCGAAAGCGGCCTGTTTGGCTACAACGATTCACCCCGCTATTCGACGGGTTATGCAACGCTGTTCAATTGTTTTGGCTTTACGCTGGAAACGCACATGTGGAAACCGTATCCAGCGCGTGTAAAGGCTACGTATGCGTTCGATGAGGCTGTTTTGCGGTTGTGTGAACGCGATGCGCAAACGATTCTGGCCAACCAGAAACGAGCCAACAAGGCTGTTGCTGATCAAACGACCTTTGCGCTTAACTATAAACTCGACCGGAATCAGGTCGATTCGGTGACGTTTCTGGGCTACGAAGCTGCTTACAGACCCAGCGATGTGTCGGGCCTGAAACGGCTTTATTACGACCGGACAAAACCCTTTACGAAGCGCATCGCCTATCGGAACACGTTTGTAGTCGATGGGCAGATCGATAAACCCCGCGCTTATGTGATTCCACAAGCCTGGCCAGAGGTTATTGCCGAACTGAAGCGCAACGGCGTGAAACTACAAATGCTTACACGCGATACGCTAATGACGGTATCGGCTTATTACATAACGGATTATAAAAGCCCACAACGTCCGTATGAAGGGCATTATATTCATACGGGCGTAAAGCTGAGGACCGAATCACAGAAAATCCAGTTCTACAAAGGCGATTACGTGGTCAGAACCGATCAGCCAACGAACCGATACATTGTTGAAACGCTGGAACCGCAGGCAATCGACTCATTTTTTGCCTGGAATTTCTTCGATAGTATTCTCGATCAGAAAGAATATTTCGCCGATTATATTTTCGAAGACACAGCGGCCGAATTAGTGAAAACGAACCCGGCGTTGCGGAAACAACTGGAAGAAAAACGGGCCAGCGATAAGGCCTTTGCCGAAAGTGCCGATGCCCAACTGAATTTCATTTACCGACAGACGCCTTATTACGAGAAAACGCATAACCGTTACCCGGTTTATCGGCTAAACTAA
- a CDS encoding amidase family protein, with protein sequence MRKPYLSLLIIFLLVVELADGQSFKSYKLQEATIGSLHEAMQSGKLTAVQLVQMYLDRIEAYDKQGPYLNALIMVNPKALSEASRLDSIYKATGKFVGPLHGIPVIVKDNYDTYDMPTTNGTLAMKNSIPPDDAHVVHQIREAGAIIIAKSNLAEFATSGQVSVSSILPGYSRNPYDTKRTTAGSSGGTAAAVAANFGAIGLGTDTGSSIRGPSSHQSLVGFRPTLGLVSRDGIMPLALTNDTGGPICRTVEDAVRVLDVIAGYDKADTVTKRSEGKIPPTYLKFLDKDGLKGARIGVFRQMVMPKNSDPQVYALFNKALDELRAAGATVIDSVRVPELDTINKSFDTIPQLRRDFNLYLASLGPNAPHKSLKSIIKSKQFHPSIEKTLLDSDADTLAPEAHKGWAKNMALRERLRQLLLRAMDSTGVDVLVYPSFSYPPRLLGDLNTPSGTNNNALSPPTGFPAFTVPMGFTYNDLPAGLQFLGRPFSEPTLIKLCYAYEQATHHRHPPASTPPLPKKKKKMKP encoded by the coding sequence ATGCGGAAACCTTACCTATCTCTGTTAATCATTTTTCTTCTGGTTGTTGAACTGGCTGATGGACAGTCGTTTAAGTCATATAAACTTCAGGAAGCTACCATCGGCAGTTTGCACGAAGCCATGCAATCGGGTAAACTAACGGCCGTTCAATTGGTACAGATGTATCTGGATCGGATTGAGGCATACGACAAGCAGGGGCCATACCTGAATGCTCTTATCATGGTAAATCCTAAAGCTTTGTCCGAAGCCAGCCGTTTAGATTCTATCTATAAGGCAACCGGAAAATTTGTCGGTCCGCTCCATGGTATTCCCGTGATCGTAAAAGACAATTACGACACCTACGACATGCCGACTACCAACGGAACGCTGGCGATGAAAAACTCGATTCCACCCGACGATGCGCATGTGGTTCATCAGATTCGTGAAGCCGGAGCGATTATTATTGCCAAATCGAATCTGGCCGAGTTTGCTACGTCGGGGCAGGTTTCGGTTAGCTCCATTTTGCCGGGCTATTCGCGCAATCCTTACGATACGAAACGTACAACAGCCGGATCGAGTGGAGGAACGGCGGCTGCTGTGGCGGCTAATTTTGGTGCCATTGGCTTAGGAACTGACACGGGCAGCTCAATTCGGGGTCCTTCGTCGCATCAGAGTCTGGTGGGTTTTCGGCCCACACTAGGTCTGGTCAGTCGCGATGGTATTATGCCGCTGGCCTTAACCAATGATACGGGCGGTCCAATTTGCCGAACTGTAGAAGATGCGGTGCGCGTGCTAGATGTGATTGCCGGATACGACAAAGCCGATACGGTGACTAAACGGAGTGAGGGAAAAATTCCACCAACATACCTGAAATTTCTTGACAAGGACGGGTTGAAAGGAGCCCGAATCGGGGTTTTTCGTCAGATGGTAATGCCCAAAAATTCAGATCCGCAGGTGTATGCCCTGTTCAATAAAGCACTGGACGAATTGCGGGCGGCAGGTGCTACAGTAATTGATTCGGTGCGCGTTCCTGAACTGGACACGATTAATAAATCGTTCGATACCATTCCGCAATTGCGTCGGGATTTTAATCTGTATCTGGCTAGTCTGGGGCCGAATGCTCCGCATAAAAGCCTGAAGTCAATTATTAAATCAAAGCAATTTCATCCCAGTATCGAGAAAACATTGCTGGATTCGGATGCCGATACACTGGCTCCCGAAGCGCATAAGGGATGGGCAAAAAATATGGCGCTGCGCGAACGGCTCCGCCAGCTACTGCTCCGGGCTATGGATTCGACGGGGGTCGATGTGCTTGTCTATCCGTCATTTAGCTATCCACCCCGCTTGTTGGGCGACCTCAATACGCCATCGGGAACCAATAATAATGCCCTTTCGCCACCAACGGGTTTTCCGGCTTTTACGGTACCGATGGGCTTCACCTATAATGATCTGCCTGCCGGTTTACAATTCCTTGGTCGACCGTTTAGTGAGCCGACATTAATCAAATTATGCTATGCCTATGAGCAGGCAACGCACCATCGGCATCCGCCCGCCAGTACGCCACCCTTACCCAAAAAGAAGAAAAAAATGAAACCGTAG
- a CDS encoding M20/M25/M40 family metallo-hydrolase → MHRLITPTALLLLIFGSSAQFTQAQQTPAIDKRYTDEIKKLADQPAVKKAFQTFIDLEPQTKQDLITLTETPSPPFKEQVRAKKFAAMMKEAGADSVWIDEVSNVLAKRKGRSGKKTIIVEAHLDTVFPEGTDVKVKQKGDTLYAPGVGDDTRGLTAVLAVLKGMEKAGIETDADVLFVGAVGEEGLGDLRGVKHLLRKDGGIKPDSYIAVDGDGISSITHRGLGSHRYRVTFKGPGGHSYGSFGIVNPHSALGKAIYYFTTDADKVTRQGVKTTYSVSVIGGGTSVNAIPYESWAEIDMRSESPEKLNEVDQILQNSVQRALKDENSLKRQGPDLTVEVKKIGDRPSGRTDATAAIVQRAMAVSKYLNAEPQLEVASTNANAPISLGIPTVTIGSGGIGGGEHALNEWWLNDKGYLGMQRILLLLLAEAGIDKSGGTAAK, encoded by the coding sequence ATGCATCGACTCATAACTCCGACTGCATTACTACTACTCATCTTCGGCTCATCAGCACAATTTACCCAGGCCCAGCAAACACCTGCCATCGACAAACGCTATACCGACGAAATCAAAAAACTGGCTGATCAGCCTGCGGTAAAAAAAGCATTCCAGACGTTTATTGACCTGGAGCCGCAAACGAAACAGGATTTAATCACCCTCACCGAAACGCCTTCTCCTCCCTTTAAAGAACAAGTCCGCGCCAAAAAATTTGCGGCTATGATGAAAGAGGCCGGAGCTGATTCGGTCTGGATCGATGAAGTCAGCAATGTATTGGCTAAACGAAAAGGTCGTTCGGGGAAGAAAACAATTATTGTTGAAGCTCACCTCGATACGGTGTTTCCCGAAGGTACCGATGTAAAGGTGAAGCAAAAAGGCGACACGCTGTATGCTCCTGGCGTTGGCGACGACACCCGCGGCCTGACCGCCGTTCTGGCTGTATTGAAAGGAATGGAAAAAGCTGGTATCGAAACTGATGCCGATGTGCTTTTTGTTGGTGCTGTTGGCGAAGAAGGTCTGGGCGATCTGCGCGGTGTCAAACATTTATTGCGAAAAGATGGCGGTATCAAACCCGACTCCTATATCGCCGTCGATGGCGATGGCATCAGCAGTATCACGCACCGTGGGCTGGGGTCGCATCGCTATCGGGTTACCTTCAAAGGGCCCGGTGGTCATTCCTACGGTTCGTTTGGGATTGTGAATCCACATAGTGCGTTAGGTAAGGCGATTTATTATTTCACCACCGACGCCGACAAGGTAACGCGGCAGGGGGTTAAAACAACCTATAGCGTGAGCGTTATCGGCGGTGGCACATCGGTCAATGCCATTCCCTACGAATCGTGGGCCGAAATCGATATGCGCTCCGAAAGTCCCGAAAAACTGAATGAAGTCGATCAGATTCTGCAAAACTCGGTACAGCGGGCCTTGAAAGACGAAAACAGCCTCAAACGGCAAGGGCCAGATTTGACGGTAGAAGTCAAAAAAATTGGCGATCGGCCATCGGGCCGAACCGACGCTACGGCCGCTATTGTGCAGCGGGCAATGGCCGTATCGAAATACCTGAACGCCGAACCACAACTCGAAGTAGCGTCGACCAATGCCAACGCACCGATTTCGCTGGGCATCCCAACCGTAACGATTGGCAGCGGTGGCATTGGAGGTGGCGAACACGCCCTGAACGAGTGGTGGCTCAACGACAAAGGCTACCTCGGCATGCAACGAATTCTGCTCCTGCTGCTAGCCGAAGCCGGGATTGATAAATCAGGAGGAACGGCTGCTAAATAA
- a CDS encoding ABC transporter permease, whose protein sequence is MLRNYLKIAGRNLIRNKTFSAINMLGLALGMASSLLIGLWVQDELSIGTHYPKAAQLYRVMEHEMADGRIVTDEDTPGILADELKKQFPEVVYAAASSGWEEHVLTVGNKVERQTGRSVGADWLRMYGIPLAMGSPETALTSPSGIAISRKLAGIYFGTPQQSLGKSIRLDNHTDYQVTAVFENLPSNAPDQYDFLLNWSAYLKREPWLNDWSNAGPSTRLQLRPDADPDKVSAKLKTFLKGRNKDIGPSFNIELFLQPETEAYLYSTFKDGQRNGGRIDYVRLFILVAGFLLLIASINFMNLATARSVKRAREVGVRKVVGAERSALIGQFMGEALLLTALALGLAVALVDLLLPAFNQLTGKQLNLPLAQPSFWAVLLGLLLVMGSLAGSYPALFLSSLNPVQVLKGSLRFGAGAQLFRRGLVVFQFVLSMLMIVGTLVIYRQLQYIQTKNLGYDRENLIQLSSNNSALGEKYETFKERLLKMPGIKDVTFSQTSPLGNGNTTEGVSWIGKDPTHTISFHNSAIGYDFVKTMGLRLRGGRDFSAAFGTDSSNYLINEAAARRIGYKDPIGKPLTFWNKPGTIVGVLEDYHFNSLHVAIRPMVLRLQKTNHYGQVLVRTQLGQTKQALASMEQLCRQLAPNTPFTYLFVDAAYQQVYKSETIVGTLATVFAGLAIFIACLGLFGLAAFTAEQRTKEIGIRKVLGASVPSIVGLLSKDFLRLVFIAIVISSPLGWYAMNRWLQNFAYKVNIDWWVFVVAGLLAVGIALLTISFQSIKTALMNPVKSLRSE, encoded by the coding sequence ATGCTACGGAACTATCTTAAGATTGCCGGGCGAAACCTGATTCGGAACAAGACGTTTTCGGCTATTAATATGCTTGGGCTAGCCCTGGGCATGGCCAGTAGCCTGCTAATTGGACTATGGGTACAGGATGAGCTAAGCATTGGAACCCACTACCCCAAGGCAGCTCAGCTATACCGTGTGATGGAACACGAAATGGCCGATGGGCGCATTGTGACCGATGAAGACACGCCGGGCATTCTAGCTGATGAACTCAAAAAACAATTTCCCGAAGTCGTTTACGCAGCCGCGTCCTCGGGCTGGGAAGAGCATGTGCTGACCGTAGGTAACAAGGTGGAACGGCAAACGGGGCGTTCCGTCGGAGCCGACTGGCTCCGCATGTACGGCATTCCGCTGGCGATGGGCTCACCGGAAACCGCCCTCACCTCGCCTAGCGGGATAGCGATCTCCCGCAAACTGGCTGGCATCTATTTTGGGACTCCTCAGCAATCCCTGGGCAAATCAATTCGGTTGGATAATCACACCGACTATCAGGTGACGGCCGTGTTCGAGAACCTGCCGTCTAATGCGCCTGACCAGTACGATTTCCTGCTTAACTGGAGTGCCTATCTGAAACGCGAACCCTGGCTCAACGACTGGAGTAACGCCGGCCCCAGCACCCGGTTGCAACTCCGACCCGATGCTGACCCGGATAAGGTGAGTGCAAAACTGAAAACGTTTCTGAAAGGTCGCAACAAAGACATTGGCCCCAGCTTCAACATTGAGTTATTTCTGCAACCCGAAACCGAAGCTTACCTCTATTCCACCTTCAAAGACGGGCAACGCAACGGCGGGCGTATCGACTACGTGCGGCTGTTCATCCTTGTCGCTGGGTTTCTGTTGCTGATTGCCAGCATCAATTTTATGAATTTAGCCACTGCCCGCTCCGTAAAACGAGCACGTGAGGTGGGCGTCAGGAAAGTGGTCGGGGCCGAACGGTCAGCGCTGATTGGGCAATTCATGGGCGAGGCTTTGCTGCTGACTGCCCTCGCGCTGGGGTTGGCAGTAGCGTTGGTTGACTTGTTGCTGCCCGCCTTCAATCAACTAACCGGTAAGCAACTGAATTTACCCCTGGCTCAACCCTCGTTCTGGGCAGTGCTGCTGGGCCTGCTACTGGTAATGGGCAGTTTGGCGGGCAGTTACCCTGCCTTGTTTCTGTCGTCGCTGAATCCGGTGCAGGTGCTAAAAGGAAGCCTGCGATTTGGGGCAGGGGCGCAGTTGTTTCGGCGGGGGTTGGTGGTCTTTCAGTTTGTGTTGTCGATGCTGATGATTGTTGGCACGCTGGTTATCTACCGGCAACTTCAGTACATCCAGACGAAAAACCTGGGCTACGACCGCGAAAACCTGATTCAACTTTCCAGCAACAACAGCGCGTTAGGGGAAAAATACGAAACGTTTAAAGAGCGGTTGCTCAAGATGCCGGGCATCAAAGACGTTACGTTTTCGCAAACCAGTCCCTTAGGAAACGGCAATACAACGGAGGGAGTGAGTTGGATCGGCAAAGACCCGACACATACTATCTCGTTTCATAACTCGGCCATCGGCTACGACTTCGTTAAAACGATGGGCCTCCGCCTTCGGGGCGGTCGCGATTTCTCCGCAGCGTTTGGTACCGATTCAAGCAACTATCTCATTAACGAAGCAGCCGCCAGACGCATTGGGTATAAAGACCCAATTGGCAAGCCACTCACCTTCTGGAACAAGCCCGGCACGATCGTCGGGGTACTGGAAGATTATCATTTCAACTCCCTGCACGTAGCCATCCGACCGATGGTTCTTCGGTTACAAAAAACGAATCACTACGGTCAGGTTCTGGTCCGCACTCAACTGGGTCAAACCAAACAAGCGTTGGCGAGTATGGAACAATTGTGTCGGCAACTGGCCCCCAACACGCCGTTTACGTACTTGTTTGTGGATGCCGCCTACCAGCAGGTATACAAAAGCGAAACGATCGTTGGGACACTAGCTACCGTTTTCGCGGGTCTGGCTATCTTCATTGCCTGCTTAGGTCTGTTTGGACTGGCAGCGTTCACCGCCGAGCAACGCACCAAAGAAATTGGCATTCGTAAAGTACTGGGGGCCAGCGTACCGAGCATCGTTGGGCTG